One Lactobacillus crispatus DNA segment encodes these proteins:
- a CDS encoding ATP-binding cassette domain-containing protein, which yields MSITGIFKVNKAKFILIFLMVIIGTTVDAASQYLMTPAFNQLKKMNLFGFIIFICLAIGCDLVRLALITSSDYLYGKQSQSYLHQIRVKISRYFFKNEIAQTAKVQNELVANLDQLTQNYLKPIKNGFMYLLSVLFSIGILFSFNWFLVVMTVILTAISLFLPKTFEKMTSSATIKVTKKNEKFLNTLAKWMSGLDELRRYASFNIFSESVNQSADEYKKAAIHQGATIAIADMITFVVNIVGQMLLMVLCAYLYLQGQIVFGAVITTIQFSSTVMNGVSAFVTEWNLIKSTKDLNKEITNLQASVKIAPDQHQVKKINRLEVKDLALQFKNGEYLSYPDFTVKQGEKILLTGDSGTGKSTLFKLILGKLTPSQGEIIFFDHNGQKLNFDLDELGYIAQDNTLFPDTIANNVTMFNSALNNQISGVLDQVGFTKDLDKMSAGLNSQIDLDKGNLSGGQRQKLVLARALIHQSPWLLIDEGTSAIDSAGTKQVLQNLLNTPSTVIMIAHNYSTELVSMFDRQIKLTNRGDAD from the coding sequence ATGAGTATTACAGGGATTTTTAAGGTCAATAAAGCTAAATTTATTTTAATTTTTCTAATGGTTATCATTGGTACAACCGTTGATGCTGCTTCGCAATATTTGATGACCCCGGCCTTTAACCAGCTAAAGAAAATGAATTTATTTGGCTTTATTATTTTTATTTGTTTGGCTATTGGCTGTGATCTAGTTAGATTAGCCTTGATTACTAGTTCAGATTACTTATACGGAAAGCAATCACAATCTTATTTGCATCAAATTCGTGTAAAAATTAGTCGCTACTTTTTTAAAAATGAAATTGCCCAAACTGCTAAAGTGCAAAATGAATTGGTTGCCAATCTTGATCAGCTAACACAGAATTATTTAAAACCAATCAAAAACGGTTTTATGTACTTGTTGTCTGTGCTTTTCTCAATTGGAATTTTGTTTTCATTTAACTGGTTTTTAGTAGTAATGACGGTGATTTTAACTGCAATTTCATTATTTTTGCCTAAAACTTTTGAAAAAATGACTTCATCGGCCACAATAAAGGTTACTAAGAAAAATGAAAAGTTCTTAAACACTTTAGCCAAGTGGATGAGTGGCCTGGATGAATTACGAAGATATGCCAGTTTTAATATATTTAGTGAATCAGTTAACCAAAGCGCAGACGAATATAAAAAAGCAGCTATTCATCAAGGAGCAACTATTGCTATTGCAGATATGATCACCTTTGTAGTTAATATTGTGGGACAAATGCTCTTGATGGTTTTATGTGCTTACTTATATTTGCAAGGACAAATTGTTTTTGGTGCGGTAATTACTACTATTCAATTTAGTTCAACTGTAATGAATGGTGTTTCAGCATTTGTAACGGAATGGAATTTAATTAAATCTACCAAGGATTTGAATAAGGAAATTACTAATCTTCAAGCTTCAGTAAAAATAGCCCCAGATCAGCATCAAGTTAAGAAGATTAACAGGCTAGAAGTAAAAGATCTGGCCTTACAATTCAAAAATGGTGAGTATTTATCTTACCCAGATTTTACAGTTAAGCAAGGTGAAAAAATCTTGCTTACTGGTGATAGTGGAACTGGCAAGTCAACTTTATTTAAATTAATTTTAGGTAAATTAACGCCCAGCCAAGGTGAGATCATTTTTTTTGATCATAATGGTCAAAAATTAAATTTTGATCTTGATGAATTAGGCTATATTGCTCAAGATAATACCTTGTTTCCTGACACAATTGCCAATAATGTCACGATGTTTAATAGTGCTTTAAATAATCAAATTTCAGGTGTATTAGATCAAGTAGGTTTTACCAAGGATTTGGATAAGATGTCTGCTGGACTTAATAGTCAAATTGATTTGGATAAAGGAAATTTATCTGGAGGACAAAGGCAGAAGCTTGTGTTAGCCAGAGCTTTGATTCATCAATCACCTTGGCTATTGATCGATGAAGGGACTAGTGCAATTGACAGTGCTGGGACGAAGCAAGTATTACAAAATTTATTGAATACTCCAAGTACTGTAATTATGATTGCGCACAATTATTCTACAGAATTAGTTTCAATGTTTGATCGACAAATTAAATTAACTAATCGAGGTGACGCTGATTGA
- a CDS encoding HI_0552 family protein has product MTQLTEEMYAIFDRDEFSFKKLKSQYSEDELEQIKTDFKEIWQTWKEINLNVYQKLPQDKFAKVHVESWTNGWNLRDHYWAAYRLNALADKSPCIGAMLDNKQLQVYLMFQHYKSEKRGDNPEQYNKLLTDLPDWAKGRTTNNWYLWDKNEMEFADHLSLNEYLTDAEKQTSFNKEATQSSFLLGKFAFRKQDQVADMENFILDGIGQLLPLYQKLAN; this is encoded by the coding sequence ATGACGCAATTAACTGAAGAAATGTATGCAATTTTTGATCGGGATGAATTTTCTTTTAAAAAATTGAAATCGCAATATTCTGAAGATGAATTAGAGCAAATAAAAACAGATTTTAAAGAAATTTGGCAGACCTGGAAAGAAATAAACTTAAATGTTTATCAAAAATTACCACAAGATAAATTTGCTAAAGTTCATGTTGAAAGTTGGACCAATGGTTGGAACTTACGCGATCATTACTGGGCAGCTTATCGTTTGAATGCTTTAGCCGATAAAAGTCCATGCATCGGCGCGATGCTGGATAATAAGCAGCTGCAGGTTTATCTTATGTTTCAGCATTATAAGAGTGAAAAGCGCGGCGATAATCCTGAACAATACAATAAATTATTAACTGATCTTCCTGATTGGGCAAAAGGGCGGACAACTAATAATTGGTACTTATGGGATAAAAACGAAATGGAGTTTGCTGATCATTTATCCTTAAATGAGTATTTAACAGATGCTGAAAAACAGACTTCATTTAATAAGGAAGCAACTCAATCCAGTTTCCTATTAGGAAAATTTGCTTTTAGAAAGCAAGATCAAGTTGCAGATATGGAAAACTTCATCTTAGATGGTATTGGGCAGCTATTGCCGTTATATCAAAAGTTAGCAAATTAA
- a CDS encoding GNAT family N-acetyltransferase, giving the protein MIIRTVTMDDLNEVVELESDAFKMTKKQTEQDMIGRIENYPDTFLVAQEDGKVIGHIFGPAFNKRYIEDELYFENHPNQKDDRYQMVLSLAVLPEYRKQGVATKLIEAIAQEGRKQNRQAISLTCLPKLIKFYEKRGFYNEGETNDDIPDPTGVISVNMVRAL; this is encoded by the coding sequence ATGATCATTCGCACCGTAACAATGGATGATTTAAATGAAGTAGTAGAACTGGAATCTGACGCATTTAAGATGACTAAAAAGCAAACTGAACAAGATATGATTGGTAGAATTGAGAATTATCCTGATACTTTTTTAGTTGCACAAGAAGATGGAAAAGTGATTGGTCATATTTTTGGTCCTGCTTTTAATAAACGCTATATTGAAGATGAATTATATTTTGAAAATCATCCTAATCAAAAAGATGATCGCTATCAAATGGTCTTGAGTTTAGCGGTCTTGCCTGAATACCGCAAACAAGGCGTAGCGACAAAATTAATTGAAGCAATAGCGCAAGAGGGCAGAAAGCAAAATCGTCAAGCTATATCTTTAACTTGTTTACCGAAACTGATTAAATTTTATGAAAAACGTGGTTTTTATAATGAAGGCGAGACCAATGATGATATTCCAGATCCAACTGGTGTTATTAGCGTAAATATGGTAAGGGCTTTGTAA
- a CDS encoding LLM class flavin-dependent oxidoreductase: protein MKIELGISSFGETTPLETTGKAISHDQRIRDLLEEIVLADKLNIDAFAIGEHHRKDFAISAPEIILAAAASKTKQIHLSSATTNLPTINPIRVYEQYATMDAIVPGRVEIMAGRGSFTEAFDLFGYDLENYDELFIEKLEMLLKMNKEEILDWPKGKFTPRVDHKGIYPRTKKPIPISVATGGSIESTIRTAELGLPIVYAIIGGDPLHFKPLIKLYRRVAEKVGNDLTKMPIAAHSWGWLNQDKEKAIKDYFYPTKLLVDQISKERPQWTGMTYEQYLEAVGENGAIFVGDSETVANKIIKVMEELGLTRFYLHLPIASMPHEDVMDAIRIYGEEVVPKVKTYFQKKTEQDRLKLRWKN, encoded by the coding sequence ATGAAGATCGAATTAGGTATCTCATCATTTGGTGAAACTACACCACTTGAAACAACAGGAAAAGCAATTAGTCATGATCAAAGAATCAGGGATTTATTAGAAGAAATCGTTCTTGCAGATAAATTGAATATTGATGCATTTGCAATCGGTGAACACCATCGCAAGGATTTCGCTATCTCAGCACCAGAAATCATTTTAGCAGCTGCTGCTTCGAAAACTAAGCAAATCCATCTTTCAAGTGCTACTACAAATCTACCAACAATTAATCCAATTAGAGTTTATGAACAATATGCAACAATGGATGCAATTGTACCGGGTAGAGTTGAAATCATGGCTGGACGAGGATCATTCACTGAGGCCTTTGATTTATTTGGCTATGATTTAGAAAATTACGATGAACTTTTTATTGAAAAGCTTGAAATGCTACTCAAAATGAACAAAGAAGAAATTCTCGATTGGCCAAAAGGAAAGTTTACACCTAGAGTTGATCATAAAGGAATTTATCCGCGCACTAAAAAGCCAATCCCTATTTCTGTAGCTACAGGCGGAAGCATAGAATCGACTATCCGAACTGCAGAGTTAGGTTTGCCAATCGTTTATGCGATAATTGGCGGTGATCCTTTGCACTTTAAACCACTAATTAAGTTGTACAGAAGAGTTGCAGAAAAAGTTGGCAATGATTTAACGAAGATGCCAATTGCTGCACACTCTTGGGGCTGGCTGAATCAGGATAAAGAAAAAGCCATCAAGGATTATTTTTATCCTACTAAATTGCTAGTTGATCAAATTAGTAAAGAAAGACCACAATGGACAGGGATGACATATGAACAATATCTTGAGGCAGTTGGAGAAAATGGAGCTATTTTTGTTGGCGATAGCGAGACAGTTGCAAATAAGATCATCAAAGTCATGGAAGAACTTGGGTTAACTCGCTTCTATCTTCATTTGCCAATTGCTTCAATGCCGCATGAAGATGTCATGGATGCAATTAGAATTTATGGAGAAGAAGTAGTGCCGAAGGTGAAGACGTATTTTCAAAAAAAGACTGAGCAAGATCGTCTTAAATTAAGGTGGAAGAATTAA
- a CDS encoding DHA2 family efflux MFS transporter permease subunit, protein MEPNNERISSKVFAAVIATGLMSFSGVLVETSMNIAFPTLLRDFNVSTNVVQWMTSIYLLAVSIIGPISAALKSSYKTKSLFLTANFLFLLGLIVDATAPIFPVLLLGRVIQGIGTGIALPLMFNIILEQVPKGKVGTMMGVGSMITGIAPALGPTFGGIVLQALNWRWVFWFLIPLIIISLLLGIWGIEQKSAVKKVKIDRLSFIIIAIFFIGMLVGFSNLGTGQLGATAIPILIALLALALLIWRSNRIKVPILDLKLFKNHSFTGHIIGFFCIQLISLGNAFLLPNFIQLVNHNTAFLAGLIVLPAGVAGAIMGPIGGRLLDNYGARKPILFGVSLMLLETLFFAVLPNQMNNIFILIVYIIYMAGMGMILGDVMTDTLAVIDESKTTQGNAILNTAQQFAGAVGTSITSAIVASSQKGTKSADLTRIGTQHAYIFLLCLVILIMALFIKYVGRRTATK, encoded by the coding sequence ATGGAACCAAATAATGAAAGAATATCATCAAAAGTGTTTGCAGCAGTAATTGCCACGGGATTAATGTCATTTTCTGGCGTTCTAGTTGAAACTTCAATGAATATTGCTTTTCCAACCTTGTTGCGTGATTTTAATGTTTCAACCAATGTTGTGCAATGGATGACTTCAATTTATTTGCTTGCAGTTTCAATTATCGGGCCAATCTCTGCTGCATTAAAAAGTTCATATAAAACTAAAAGTCTATTTTTAACCGCTAATTTTTTGTTTTTACTTGGCTTAATAGTTGATGCTACTGCACCAATTTTTCCGGTGCTATTGCTCGGAAGAGTAATTCAAGGCATTGGTACTGGAATCGCCCTGCCATTAATGTTTAACATCATTTTAGAACAAGTGCCTAAGGGTAAAGTTGGTACTATGATGGGTGTCGGCAGTATGATCACTGGAATCGCACCAGCACTTGGGCCAACCTTTGGCGGAATCGTCCTACAGGCATTGAATTGGCGTTGGGTCTTTTGGTTTTTAATTCCATTGATTATTATTTCATTGTTATTAGGCATCTGGGGTATTGAACAAAAATCTGCTGTTAAAAAAGTTAAGATTGATCGCCTTAGCTTTATCATAATTGCAATCTTCTTTATTGGGATGCTGGTTGGCTTTAGCAACTTAGGAACAGGACAATTGGGTGCAACTGCTATTCCAATTTTGATTGCTTTATTAGCTTTAGCTCTGTTAATTTGGAGATCTAATCGAATTAAAGTACCAATTTTGGATCTAAAATTATTTAAAAATCATAGTTTTACAGGTCATATTATTGGTTTTTTCTGCATTCAACTAATTTCTTTGGGTAATGCATTTTTATTGCCAAATTTCATTCAATTGGTTAATCATAATACTGCTTTTTTAGCAGGCTTGATTGTTTTGCCAGCAGGAGTTGCTGGTGCAATCATGGGTCCAATTGGTGGTCGGTTGCTAGATAATTATGGTGCACGCAAACCTATTTTATTTGGTGTAAGTTTGATGTTGCTTGAAACATTGTTTTTTGCAGTATTACCTAATCAGATGAATAATATTTTTATATTGATAGTTTATATCATTTACATGGCAGGAATGGGAATGATATTGGGAGATGTCATGACTGATACTTTGGCAGTAATTGATGAGAGTAAAACTACTCAAGGTAATGCAATTTTAAATACTGCTCAACAATTTGCTGGTGCTGTTGGAACCTCAATTACCTCAGCAATCGTTGCTTCTAGTCAAAAAGGTACTAAGTCAGCTGATTTAACCAGAATCGGAACACAGCATGCATATATTTTTCTTTTATGTTTAGTTATTTTAATCATGGCTTTATTTATCAAATATGTTGGTAGAAGAACTGCAACTAAGTAA
- a CDS encoding MarR family winged helix-turn-helix transcriptional regulator — MEPIKKVIKQSSVQIDRERETFANTLGITGVQMTTLDFISNHQNQTVSQHEIEKELDLKRSTVTIMIQRMEKRDLVKRVTNAVDKRQKDVSLTAKSKSFIPKIKDYMRQDDRKVRSHFTQAEINTALKVLKFVKNGGKNGTK; from the coding sequence ATGGAACCGATAAAAAAGGTTATTAAGCAATCTTCCGTTCAAATAGATCGTGAACGAGAGACGTTTGCTAACACTTTGGGTATCACCGGCGTTCAAATGACAACTTTAGATTTTATTTCTAATCATCAAAATCAAACTGTTTCACAACATGAAATTGAAAAGGAACTAGATTTAAAGCGTTCAACGGTGACAATCATGATTCAAAGAATGGAGAAAAGAGATTTAGTTAAACGCGTTACTAATGCGGTCGATAAAAGACAGAAGGATGTTTCTTTAACTGCTAAGAGTAAATCATTTATTCCCAAGATAAAAGATTATATGCGTCAAGATGATCGAAAAGTTCGTAGTCATTTTACACAAGCTGAAATAAATACGGCACTAAAAGTTTTAAAATTTGTCAAAAATGGAGGAAAAAATGGAACCAAATAA
- a CDS encoding LysR family transcriptional regulator codes for MNKLNFELLHIFEVVSRFASFSQASNYLYLDQSTVSKKIRQLEAIVNKKLFIRNTDGIVLTAAGLAFKNKSDKILQDLKEIIALKPTITTLRVGVFDNISAYLMPDIFAENFNQFKRLKISSNSIELVNLFNEGKLDAIVINSDFFTQIQGSAIETQITNESFAILFRKNNALIASQNSISLNDLKNKNRKSK; via the coding sequence ATGAATAAACTAAACTTCGAACTACTGCATATTTTTGAAGTTGTTAGTAGATTTGCTAGCTTCAGTCAAGCTAGCAACTATCTCTACCTAGACCAATCTACTGTCAGTAAAAAAATTAGACAGCTAGAAGCTATTGTCAATAAGAAATTATTTATTAGGAATACTGATGGTATTGTCCTCACTGCTGCTGGACTTGCTTTTAAAAATAAGTCAGATAAAATACTTCAAGATTTAAAAGAAATAATTGCGCTAAAGCCAACTATAACCACCTTACGAGTCGGGGTATTTGATAATATAAGTGCCTATCTGATGCCCGATATTTTTGCTGAAAATTTTAATCAATTTAAAAGATTAAAGATCAGTTCTAACAGTATAGAACTAGTTAATCTATTTAATGAGGGAAAATTAGATGCAATAGTTATCAATAGCGACTTCTTTACTCAAATTCAAGGTTCTGCAATTGAGACGCAAATTACTAATGAATCTTTTGCAATTCTCTTTCGCAAAAATAATGCTCTCATTGCAAGCCAAAATAGTATTTCGTTAAATGATTTAAAAAATAAAAATCGTAAATCAAAATAA